The sequence CAGCGTCTCGATGCCCTTCCGCGCCGCGGCGAAATCGTGCATCGCCGGCACCAGCTTCTCCTGCACGTCGACCACCAGAAGGACGCCGTCGTTCCGATCGAGCAGCATTCGTCACCTCGTTCCCATTCGTCGCTGCGGCCCTGCGAGTCGCGCCCGGCTAGGGTGAGCCATGCCCAGGAGTCTCGATAGTTTCAATTGACTTGACGCTGGTTTTTCCCATTTAAAGGGCCTGCGGCGGGCCGCTCGGCGCGCCCCCATTAGGTAAGATTCCTGTACGATGCTCTTTTCGGATCTTGGGCTGAAGCCCGAAATCCTGCGCGCCGTGGACGATGTCGGCTACACCACGCCGCCCCCGATCCAGGCCCAGGCCATACCCTATGTGTTGATGGGCCGCGACGTCCTCGGCATTGCGCAGACCGGACCCGGCAAGACCGCCGGCTTCCCCCTGCCGATGATCGAGATCCTCGCGTCCGGCAGGGCCCGGGCGCGCATGCCCCGCTCGCTGATCCTGGAGCCGACGCGCGAGCTGGCCGCCCAGGTGGCCGAGAATTTCGAGCTGTACGGCAAGTACGAGAAGCTGTCCTACGCTCTCCTGATCGGCGGCGAGAGCTTCGAGGACCAGATCAAGAAGCTGGACCGCGGCGTCGACGTGCTGATCGCCACGCCCGGCCGGATGCTCGACCTGTTCGAGCGCGGCAAGGTCCTGCTGGCCGACGTCAAGATCCTGGTGATCGACGAGGCCGACCGCATGCTCGACATGGGCTTCATCCCGGATATCGAGCGCATTGTCGGCCTGCTGCCGCCGCTGCGGCAGACCTTGTTCTTCAGCGCCACCATGCCGCCGGAGATCCGGCGCCTGTCGGACGCCTTCCTCAGCAATCCGAAGCAGATCTCGGTGGCCCCGCCGGCCACCACCGCCGACACGGTCGAGCAGAGCGTCGTGATCGTCGAGGCTGAGGACAAGCGCAAGGCGCTGCGCCACCTGCTGCGGCAGGAGGACGTCAAGAGCGCCTTCGTCTTCTGCAACCGCAAGCGCGACGTCTCGGTGGTGTTCAAGTCGCTGCAGAAGCACGGCTTCAACGTCGGCCAGCTGCACGGCGACATGGTCCAGTCGATGCGCAACGAGACGCTAGACCGGTTCCGCCGCGGCGAGATCGCCACGCTCGTCTGCTCCGACGTCGCGGCGCGCGGCATCGACGTCAGCGACATCGGCCACGTCTTCAACTTCGACGTGCCGATCCATGCCGACGACTACGTCCATCGCGTCGGCCGCACCGGCCGCGCCGGCAAGACCGGCAAGGCCTATTCGATCGCCACGCCCGAGGAGGGCCGCTTCGTCAAGGCGATCGAGACCCTGATCAAGAAGCAGATCCCGCTGCTGGTGCTGCCGGAGATCGGGGTCGAGGGCTTCCTGTCCGAGGACGAGATCAAGCAGCGCGGCAAGGCCCGCCGGCGCGGCGAGCGCCCGGAGGCCGCCAAGCGCGGCGAGCGTTCGGAGCCGGCCCGGCGCCGCGACCGCGACTCGGCGCCGGAGTCGCGCCGCGAGGAGCGCGCCGAGGCGGCGCCGCGTCCGGTCGAGGACCGGCCGCGTTCCGACGAAACGCGGCGCGGCGGCGATCGGCCGCGGCGTGAGGATCGCGAGCGCGACCGGCGGCGGCACCGCGAAGATCATGACGACGTGCCGGTGCTTGGCCTCGGCGATCATGTCCCGGCCTTCCTGCTTCGGCCCGTTCCGCAACGGAAACGCAGCGCGGCGGAGGTCACCGAAACCGCCGCCTGAATTACCGCACCGCCGTAACCGGCGTTGACTTCGCCCCTTCGCTTTCGGCACAAGGGGCGACGGCTCGCGTCGGAGCGTGGAAGCGGCAGTGAAGCGAATCAATCGGTTATCGACCTTTCTCGGCGCCGTTTCCGTGACAGCCATGCTCACGGCGATCGGCGCCTCGGCCCAGGAACAGGCCCCCCAGCAGACGCCGCCCGCCGCACCGGCCGCGCAGCAGCAGCCCGCCGGGCAGCAGCAGCCGCCGGTGATCAGCGCCGACGAGCTGATCTACGACCAGACGCTCGGTCTCGTCACCGCCCGCGGCAAGGTCGAGATTCACCAGAATCACCAGATCGTTCGGGCCGACCAGGTCACCTACAACCAGAAGACCCAGGTCGTCGCCGCCAGCGGCCACGTCACCATGGTGCAGCCGGGCGGCGAGGTGATGTTCGGCGACTATGCCGAGCTGACCGATGACCTGAAGGACGGCTTCATCCAGCAGGTGTCGCTGATCCTGTCGGACAATTCGCGCATGGTCGGCAACAGCGCGGTGCGCGAGCGCGGCGAGGTCACCACCATCGACCGCGCCGTCTACTCGCCCTGCGAGCTGTGCAAGGACGATCCGACCCAGCCACCGCTGTGGCAGATCCGGGCCGTACGGGTGACCAACGACGCGGTGTCGAAGGACATCATCTATCACGACGCCTTCATCGACCTGTTCGGCGTGCCGCTGTTCTACACGCCCTACTTCTCGATGCCCGACCCCTCGGTCGACCGGCGCCAGGGCTTCCTGTTCCCGACCTTCGGCGCCACCTCCGATGTCGGGCCGTTCTTCGGGCTGCAATACTACTTCGACATCTCGCCGGACCAGGACGCCACGCTCGGCGCCCTGCTCACGCGTGATGCCGGCCCGATGTTCAGCGGCCAGTACCGCAAGCGCTTCGACAAGGGGCTCGTGACCCTCGAAGGCAGCATCAACCAGAGCGGCTACAGCAAGATCCTGAACGACAATTCGGGACCCAACGGCACCAATCTCGACTTCCGCTCGCAGCAGGTGCGCTGGCACTTCTTCGGGTCGGCCCGCTACGACTTCGACCAGAACTGGCGGTTCGGGGCCGACATCCAGCGCACCTCGGACCGGACCTATCTCGACAACTTCAACATCTCCGGCGCCGACGTGCTGCAGAGCCGGGCCTATGCCGAGGGCTTCTACGGCCTGAGCTACATCTCGATCGAGGCGCTGGACTGGCAGGACCTGCGCACCCCGGGCACCGGGATCGGCAACAAGGGCTTCTCGCCCACCGTCCTGCCCTGGGCCCAGGCCAACTACGTCAGCGAGCCCAACACCATTCTCGGCGGCCAGTGGTTCGCCAATGCCAGCGCCATCAGCCTGCTGCGCGACTTCGACGCGGTGACCAGCGATCCGGGCCGCGGCATCGACACCCGCCGCTTGTCCGCCCAGGTGGGCTGGCAGCGCGAGTTCTACACCGACAGCGGCATCGTGCTGAACGCGCGCACCTATCTGCGCGGCGACCTGTACCAGTCGGACGGCATGCCGGACGGCATCAACGTGGTGAACGGCGGGCCCGACGAGGTCCTGACCAAGGACGGCGTCGGCGCCGCCCGCCTGTTCCCGACGGCCACCCTGACCGCGCGCTATCCGTTCGTCGGCCAGATCGGGACTTACCAGCAGCTGCTGGAGCCGATCGTCAGCTTCAGCGCCGCGCCGAAGATCAGCAACGGCAACAAGATCCCGAACAACGACAGCGCCGACATCGAGTTCGACGAGATCAACCTGTTCAGCGAGAACCGCTTCCCTGGCCTCGACCGGGTCGAGGGCGGCCAGCACGTCTCCTACGGCTTCCGCTACGGCCTCTATGCTCCGGACGGCGCTTCGGCGACCTTCTTCCTGGGCCAGAGCTACCGCTTCGAGGAGGATGACGACTTCCCGGAGAGCTCCGGCCTGCGCGACAAGGTGTCGGACTATGTCGGCCGCGTCACCCTGCATCCGGGGCCGTATCTGAACCTCGACTGGCGGTTCCGGCTGGACAAGGACAATTTCTACAGCCGCCGGCAATACATCCAGGCCAGCACCACCCCCGCGGATTGGCTGAACCTGAACGTCAACTACAGCCTGCTCGACGACAAGGGGCCGGACGACGACGGCAACATCTTCAACCAGCAGCAGCTCGGCGCCGGCGGCACCGCCAAGATCTCGGACTATTGGTCGGTGTCGACCGGGATGACCTACGACATCGAGGCCATGCGCCCGTTCACCTACAGCCTCGGGGCGCAGTACCAGGACGAGTGCTTCACCTTCGGCGTCACGGCGCAGCGCCGGTTCACCACCGCCGAGGATCAGAAGGAGGGTTATTCCTTCTTCCTGACGCTGAGCCTGAAGAATCTGGGCGAGGTGCCGCTGAAGCTCAGCGGCGAGCAGAGCCGCACTCCGGGCACCTGAGCGGCCGCCGGTCTCATGAACCGTCCCGCCCCGGCGCCGCGATGCGGGACCAGGGCAGGACATAGTCGACCCCGTCGCGTGCGCCGCGCTGCACCTCCACCGCATAGGCGCGGCGGAGATGGTCGTCGGTCAGCACCTCGACCGGCGGGCCGTCGGCCAGAACCCGGCCCTCCTGCAGCAGCCCCAGCCGGTCGCAGAATCGGCCGGCCAGCGCTAGGTCGTGCAGCACCACCAGCACGCCGGCGCCGCCCCGGGCGCGGGCCTGCAGCAGCTCCATGATCTGCAGCTGGTGGAACGGATCCAGCGCCGCCACCGGCTCGTCCGCGAACAGCAGCGGCGCCTCGACCGCCAGCGCCCGGGCGAACAGCACCCGCATGCGCTCGCCGGCCGACAACATGGCGACCGTGCGAAGCCGCAGATGCGCCGCGTCCGCCGCGTCCAGCGCCCGCGCCACCGCCGCGTGGTCCGCCGCCGACATCCCGCCCGGGAACCGGCGGTGCGGCAGCCGCCCCAGCGCCACCAAGTGGTCGGCCCGCAGCGGCCATTGCACCTCGTCGCCCTGCATCAGCACCGCCAGGCCCCGCGCCAGCCGATCGCGGCCGAGCTGGCGCGCCGACAGGCCGTCGTAGCGGACCGTGCCCGCATCCGGCGCCTGCAACGAGGCCA comes from Inquilinus sp. Marseille-Q2685 and encodes:
- a CDS encoding DEAD/DEAH box helicase, which codes for MLFSDLGLKPEILRAVDDVGYTTPPPIQAQAIPYVLMGRDVLGIAQTGPGKTAGFPLPMIEILASGRARARMPRSLILEPTRELAAQVAENFELYGKYEKLSYALLIGGESFEDQIKKLDRGVDVLIATPGRMLDLFERGKVLLADVKILVIDEADRMLDMGFIPDIERIVGLLPPLRQTLFFSATMPPEIRRLSDAFLSNPKQISVAPPATTADTVEQSVVIVEAEDKRKALRHLLRQEDVKSAFVFCNRKRDVSVVFKSLQKHGFNVGQLHGDMVQSMRNETLDRFRRGEIATLVCSDVAARGIDVSDIGHVFNFDVPIHADDYVHRVGRTGRAGKTGKAYSIATPEEGRFVKAIETLIKKQIPLLVLPEIGVEGFLSEDEIKQRGKARRRGERPEAAKRGERSEPARRRDRDSAPESRREERAEAAPRPVEDRPRSDETRRGGDRPRREDRERDRRRHREDHDDVPVLGLGDHVPAFLLRPVPQRKRSAAEVTETAA
- a CDS encoding LPS-assembly protein LptD, coding for MLTAIGASAQEQAPQQTPPAAPAAQQQPAGQQQPPVISADELIYDQTLGLVTARGKVEIHQNHQIVRADQVTYNQKTQVVAASGHVTMVQPGGEVMFGDYAELTDDLKDGFIQQVSLILSDNSRMVGNSAVRERGEVTTIDRAVYSPCELCKDDPTQPPLWQIRAVRVTNDAVSKDIIYHDAFIDLFGVPLFYTPYFSMPDPSVDRRQGFLFPTFGATSDVGPFFGLQYYFDISPDQDATLGALLTRDAGPMFSGQYRKRFDKGLVTLEGSINQSGYSKILNDNSGPNGTNLDFRSQQVRWHFFGSARYDFDQNWRFGADIQRTSDRTYLDNFNISGADVLQSRAYAEGFYGLSYISIEALDWQDLRTPGTGIGNKGFSPTVLPWAQANYVSEPNTILGGQWFANASAISLLRDFDAVTSDPGRGIDTRRLSAQVGWQREFYTDSGIVLNARTYLRGDLYQSDGMPDGINVVNGGPDEVLTKDGVGAARLFPTATLTARYPFVGQIGTYQQLLEPIVSFSAAPKISNGNKIPNNDSADIEFDEINLFSENRFPGLDRVEGGQHVSYGFRYGLYAPDGASATFFLGQSYRFEEDDDFPESSGLRDKVSDYVGRVTLHPGPYLNLDWRFRLDKDNFYSRRQYIQASTTPADWLNLNVNYSLLDDKGPDDDGNIFNQQQLGAGGTAKISDYWSVSTGMTYDIEAMRPFTYSLGAQYQDECFTFGVTAQRRFTTAEDQKEGYSFFLTLSLKNLGEVPLKLSGEQSRTPGT
- a CDS encoding ABC transporter ATP-binding protein, which encodes MRIDATGLHLALGGRPVLAGIDLALAPGELVGLIGPNGAGKTTLLRVLASLQAPDAGTVRYDGLSARQLGRDRLARGLAVLMQGDEVQWPLRADHLVALGRLPHRRFPGGMSAADHAAVARALDAADAAHLRLRTVAMLSAGERMRVLFARALAVEAPLLFADEPVAALDPFHQLQIMELLQARARGGAGVLVVLHDLALAGRFCDRLGLLQEGRVLADGPPVEVLTDDHLRRAYAVEVQRGARDGVDYVLPWSRIAAPGRDGS